The Achromobacter deleyi genome has a window encoding:
- a CDS encoding sigma-54-dependent Fis family transcriptional regulator, which produces MPSQESLHSAHIREIEQVGLGRPTQRDAHVVRSWLRCLDQYRLDPAQACEAYIVPDGRLREHRQQSEALIAIARSGLDHLFRQVAGQNYVLLLADRQGVTVEFLGDALQTSKLRKAGLYLGSEWSEPRAGTCAVGACLETGEALTIHQTDHFDNTHTPLSCTAAPIYNADGELAAVLDISLLSSPSLKTSQNLALHLVNSTTRRIELANLMARTRNEWVLRFARSPEFLDVDPEAAISLDGSGRILGMTHTGAKLLARAAGLDWRNPANLIGQSVTRFFDVQLDDLPQYTRARAPQDRLIVARDGDALFAHAIEPNRHQRGATVAVRATPSALRGLDGGDARMASLQVRAAKLARQGLPILLQGETGVGKEYLARAIHDDSRRSGRFVAVNCAAIPESLIESELFGYLPGAYTGAAPKGRKGLIEESDGGTLFLDEIGDMPLTLQSRLLRVLAESEVTPIGANAPRALRLALVSASHRDLGALVREGRFREDLYYRINAAALTVPPLRERQDLDWLIDRMLARHQDESGAPVLSPAALLALKAHAWPGNIRELANVIAVAAALCEHGVIEPQDLPDTLAPAGCAVTAEEAALRSALASCAGNVSETARRLGVDRSTIHRQMRRYGLSSRR; this is translated from the coding sequence ATGCCTAGTCAGGAATCCCTGCACTCCGCCCATATCCGCGAGATCGAACAGGTCGGCCTGGGCCGGCCAACGCAGCGCGACGCGCACGTGGTGCGCAGCTGGCTGCGCTGCCTGGATCAATACCGGCTGGACCCCGCCCAGGCCTGCGAGGCCTACATCGTGCCCGACGGGCGGCTGCGCGAGCACCGCCAGCAATCCGAAGCCCTCATCGCCATCGCGCGCAGCGGGCTGGACCATCTCTTCCGGCAGGTCGCCGGCCAGAACTACGTGCTGCTGCTGGCCGACCGCCAGGGCGTGACCGTGGAATTCCTGGGCGACGCCCTGCAGACCAGCAAGCTGCGCAAGGCCGGACTCTATCTGGGGTCGGAATGGTCGGAGCCGCGCGCCGGCACCTGCGCGGTGGGCGCCTGCCTGGAAACGGGCGAAGCGCTCACCATCCACCAGACCGACCACTTCGACAACACCCACACGCCGCTGTCCTGCACCGCCGCGCCCATCTACAACGCCGACGGCGAACTGGCGGCCGTGCTGGATATCTCGCTGCTCAGTTCGCCCAGCCTCAAGACCAGCCAGAACCTGGCGCTGCATCTGGTCAACAGCACCACGCGCCGCATCGAGCTCGCCAACCTGATGGCGCGCACCCGCAACGAATGGGTGCTGCGCTTTGCCCGGTCGCCCGAGTTCCTGGACGTGGATCCCGAAGCCGCCATCTCGCTGGACGGCTCCGGGCGCATCCTGGGCATGACGCATACCGGCGCCAAGCTGCTGGCGCGCGCCGCCGGCCTGGACTGGCGCAACCCGGCCAATCTCATCGGCCAATCCGTCACGCGCTTCTTCGATGTGCAGCTGGACGATCTGCCCCAATACACCCGCGCCCGCGCGCCACAAGACCGGCTGATCGTCGCGCGCGACGGCGACGCCCTGTTCGCGCATGCCATCGAACCCAACCGCCATCAGCGCGGCGCCACGGTGGCGGTGCGCGCCACGCCGTCGGCGCTGCGCGGCCTGGATGGCGGCGACGCCAGGATGGCCTCGCTGCAGGTCCGCGCCGCCAAGCTGGCCCGGCAAGGCCTGCCCATCCTGTTGCAGGGCGAGACCGGCGTGGGCAAGGAATACCTGGCGCGCGCCATCCACGACGACAGCCGCCGGTCCGGCCGCTTCGTGGCCGTGAACTGCGCCGCCATCCCCGAGTCCCTGATCGAAAGCGAGCTGTTCGGCTACCTGCCCGGCGCCTACACCGGGGCCGCCCCCAAGGGCCGCAAGGGCCTGATCGAAGAATCCGATGGCGGCACCCTGTTCCTGGACGAGATCGGCGACATGCCGCTGACGCTGCAGAGCCGGTTGCTGCGCGTGCTGGCCGAATCCGAGGTCACGCCCATCGGCGCCAACGCGCCGCGCGCCTTGCGCCTGGCCCTGGTGTCGGCCTCGCACCGCGACCTGGGCGCGCTGGTGCGCGAGGGCCGCTTTCGCGAAGACCTGTATTACCGCATCAATGCCGCCGCCTTGACCGTGCCGCCGCTGCGCGAACGCCAGGACCTGGACTGGCTGATCGACCGCATGCTGGCCCGGCATCAGGACGAGTCCGGCGCCCCCGTGTTGTCGCCCGCCGCCCTGCTGGCCCTGAAGGCGCACGCCTGGCCCGGCAACATCCGCGAACTGGCCAACGTGATCGCGGTGGCCGCCGCGCTGTGCGAGCACGGCGTCATCGAACCCCAGGACCTGCCCGACACGCTGGCCCCGGCGGGATGCGCCGTCACCGCCGAAGAAGCGGCGCTGCGATCGGCCCTGGCCAGCTGCGCCGGAAATGTCTCGGAAACCGCCCGGCGGCTGGGCGTGGACCGCTCCACCATTCATCGCCAGATGCGGCGCTACGGCCTGTCCTCGCGGCGCTGA
- a CDS encoding NAD(P)/FAD-dependent oxidoreductase has protein sequence MPTDHAADAALDAVLARLNTALGNKDIDAVAQMFQDECYWRDLVLFCWNLRTLEGRDQIRDMLQQQLRHVEPVRFTRDDAEAVSDADGLLQGWFQVDTNLARGYGHIRVKDGKIWTLLTTMSELKGHEEPSGVRRPKGAEHGSSRDRQTWQEKREREAAELGYQTQPYVLIIGGGQGGIALGARLRQLDVPTIIIEKNERAGDSWRKRYKSLCLHDPVWYDHLPYIPFPENWPVFAPKDKIGDWLEMYTKVMELNYWTSTVCESARYDEQKQEWEVTVVREGKPVVLRPKQLVLATGMSGKANVPRFPGQDEFQGEQQHSSQHPGPDAYRGKNVVVIGANNSAHDICAALWEGGANVTMVQRSSTHIVRSETLMDIGLGGLYSEQALANGMTTRKADLTFASVPYKILAQFQVPLYDQMRERDAEFYKKLEAAGFMLDWGDDGSGLFMKYLRRGSGYYIDVGACDLIIDGSIKLQSRTDVSRLTQDSVVLTNGVTLPADLVVYATGYGSMNGWAADLISPEVADKVGKCWGLGSATTKDPGPWEGEQRNMWKPTQQEALWFHGGNLHQSRHYSQYLSLQLKARQVGIPVQVYGVQEVHHKR, from the coding sequence ATGCCGACCGACCACGCCGCCGACGCCGCCCTGGACGCGGTGCTTGCGCGCCTGAACACCGCGCTGGGCAACAAGGACATCGACGCCGTCGCCCAGATGTTCCAGGACGAATGCTATTGGCGCGACCTGGTGCTGTTCTGCTGGAACCTGCGCACCCTGGAAGGCCGCGACCAGATCCGGGACATGCTGCAACAGCAGCTGCGGCATGTCGAGCCGGTGCGCTTTACCCGCGACGACGCGGAGGCCGTGTCCGACGCCGACGGCCTGCTGCAAGGCTGGTTCCAGGTCGATACCAATCTTGCGCGCGGCTACGGCCACATCCGCGTCAAGGACGGCAAGATCTGGACCCTGCTCACCACCATGTCGGAACTGAAGGGACACGAGGAGCCCAGCGGCGTGCGCCGGCCCAAGGGCGCCGAGCACGGCAGCAGCCGCGACCGCCAGACCTGGCAGGAAAAGCGCGAGCGGGAAGCGGCCGAACTGGGCTACCAGACCCAGCCATATGTGCTGATCATCGGCGGCGGCCAGGGCGGCATCGCGCTGGGCGCGCGCCTGCGCCAGCTGGACGTGCCCACCATCATCATCGAAAAGAACGAACGCGCCGGCGACAGCTGGAGGAAGCGCTACAAGTCGCTGTGCCTGCACGACCCGGTCTGGTACGACCACCTGCCTTACATCCCCTTCCCCGAGAACTGGCCCGTCTTCGCACCCAAGGACAAGATCGGCGACTGGCTGGAGATGTACACCAAGGTGATGGAGCTGAATTACTGGACCTCGACCGTGTGCGAATCGGCGCGCTATGACGAGCAGAAGCAGGAATGGGAGGTCACGGTAGTGCGCGAGGGCAAGCCCGTGGTGCTGCGTCCCAAGCAGCTGGTGCTGGCCACCGGCATGTCGGGCAAGGCGAACGTGCCACGCTTTCCCGGCCAGGATGAATTCCAGGGTGAACAGCAGCATTCGTCGCAGCATCCCGGGCCGGACGCCTACCGCGGCAAGAACGTCGTCGTCATCGGCGCCAACAACTCGGCCCACGACATCTGCGCGGCGCTGTGGGAAGGCGGCGCCAACGTCACGATGGTGCAGCGTTCGTCCACGCACATCGTCCGCTCCGAGACCTTGATGGACATCGGGCTGGGCGGGCTGTATTCGGAACAGGCGCTGGCCAACGGCATGACCACGCGCAAGGCCGACCTGACCTTCGCTTCCGTGCCTTACAAGATCCTGGCCCAGTTCCAGGTGCCGCTCTACGATCAGATGCGCGAGCGCGACGCCGAGTTCTACAAGAAGCTGGAGGCCGCCGGCTTCATGCTGGACTGGGGCGACGACGGTTCGGGCCTGTTCATGAAGTACCTGCGCCGCGGGTCCGGCTACTACATCGACGTGGGCGCTTGCGATCTCATCATCGACGGCAGCATCAAGCTGCAGTCGCGCACCGACGTCAGCCGCCTGACGCAGGATTCCGTGGTGCTCACCAACGGGGTCACGCTGCCCGCGGACCTGGTCGTCTACGCGACGGGGTACGGCTCGATGAACGGCTGGGCCGCCGACCTGATCAGCCCCGAGGTCGCGGACAAGGTCGGCAAGTGCTGGGGGCTGGGTTCCGCCACCACCAAGGACCCGGGCCCCTGGGAAGGCGAACAGCGCAACATGTGGAAGCCCACGCAGCAGGAAGCGCTGTGGTTCCACGGCGGCAATCTGCATCAGTCGCGCCACTACTCCCAGTACCTGTCCTTGCAACTGAAGGCCCGGCAGGTGGGGATTCCGGTGCAGGTCTATGGGGTCCAGGAGGTGCATCACAAGCGCTAG
- a CDS encoding indolepyruvate ferredoxin oxidoreductase family protein, translating to MNAPLPPGVADTHGLTLDDKYTRASGRIYLSGTQALVRLPLMQKLRDQQAGLNTAGYVSGYRGSPLGGLDQALWKAKRHLKANDVVFQPGVNEDLAATAVWGTQQLNLFPGAERDGVFGMWYGKGPGVDRSVDVLKHANSAGTSAHGGVLMLAGDDHAAKSSSVAHQSEHVLIASGIPVLYPSNVQEYLDYGLHGWAMSRHTGLWVAMKCVTDVVESSASVDVDPARVRIVLPQDSLPAGGLNIRWPDSPLAQEARLLDHKWYAALAYVRANKLNRVVLDSPRAHFGIMTAGKAYLDVRQALNDLGLDETACAQAGIRVLKVGCIWPLDAQDAREFATGLKEILVVEEKRQILEYALKEELYNWRDDVRPRVYGKFDERENGGGEWSTPRGGWLLPARHELSPALIARAIAARLERADLSDALRARIAARLAVIDAKEREASRPTLVEERKPWFCSGCPHNTSTRVPEGSRAVAGIGCHYMAMWMDRNTDTFSQMGGEGVAWLGQKDFTSERHIFANLGDGTYFHSGLLAIRAAVAARASITYKILYNDAVAMTGGQPVDGVLTVPQIAAQMQAEGVGKTVVVTDEPDKYTGAAILPAGVEVHHRKALDEVQRALRDTEGTTVLIYDQTCATEKRRRRKRGEYPDPPRRAFINDAVCEGCGDCSVKSNCLSVEPLDTPMGTKRRINQSSCNKDFSCVEGFCPSFVTAEGAVLRKPGQAGGAPALPEAPLPDRADIAAGAAYRVVIAGVGGTGVVTIGALLGAAAHIEGKGVTVLDMAGLAQKGGAVLSHVQLANRPEDLHATRVALGEADLVIGCDALVSASPEVLSRLRPDHGRAVVNSSAAPTAAFLSQPAWRFPGAQAQSALGQSTGGNCDFIEAGPLAEALLGDSIYANPLLLGYAWQKGGLPLSLDSLRRAIEINGVSVEKNLAAFELGRQAAHRGADALRPAAPASVVALPESVDGLIRRLAAHVRDYQDSAYAARFLAAVAAVRARESALPDTQQYEVTRAVARNLAKLMTYKDEYEVARLYADPAFKARLRAQFEGEPGRDYRLRYYLAPPAFARRDAQGRLQKRAFGPWMALAFRALAPMKRVRGTWLDVFGKTAERRMERQLAADYLALAEEFSRSLDAGNRDAALALAGLPDAIRGYGHVKEKSVEQAQARQAGLWERYRNGDRVPLAA from the coding sequence GTGAACGCCCCTCTACCCCCCGGCGTGGCCGATACCCATGGCCTGACGCTGGACGACAAATACACCCGGGCCTCCGGCCGCATCTATCTCAGCGGCACGCAGGCGCTGGTGCGCCTGCCCCTGATGCAGAAGCTGCGCGACCAGCAAGCCGGCCTTAATACGGCGGGCTATGTCTCCGGCTACCGGGGGTCGCCGCTGGGCGGGCTGGACCAGGCCCTGTGGAAAGCCAAGCGGCATCTGAAAGCGAACGATGTGGTGTTCCAGCCCGGCGTGAACGAGGACCTGGCCGCCACCGCCGTCTGGGGCACGCAGCAGCTGAACCTGTTTCCGGGCGCCGAGCGCGATGGCGTGTTCGGCATGTGGTACGGCAAGGGGCCGGGGGTGGACCGCTCGGTGGATGTGCTCAAGCACGCCAACTCGGCGGGCACGTCCGCGCATGGCGGGGTGCTGATGCTGGCCGGCGATGACCATGCCGCCAAATCCTCGTCGGTGGCGCATCAGTCCGAACATGTGCTGATCGCCAGCGGCATTCCGGTGCTGTATCCGTCCAATGTGCAGGAGTACCTGGACTACGGCCTGCACGGCTGGGCCATGAGCCGCCATACGGGCCTCTGGGTGGCGATGAAATGCGTGACCGACGTGGTGGAGTCCAGCGCGTCGGTCGACGTGGATCCGGCGCGCGTGCGGATAGTGCTGCCGCAAGACAGCCTGCCGGCGGGCGGCCTGAATATCCGCTGGCCGGATTCGCCGCTGGCGCAGGAGGCGCGGCTGCTGGACCACAAGTGGTACGCGGCGCTGGCCTATGTGCGTGCCAACAAGCTGAACCGGGTGGTGCTGGATTCTCCGCGCGCGCATTTCGGCATCATGACCGCGGGCAAGGCCTATCTGGACGTGCGCCAGGCCCTCAACGACCTGGGGCTGGACGAGACGGCCTGTGCGCAGGCCGGCATCCGTGTGCTGAAGGTGGGCTGCATCTGGCCGCTGGACGCGCAGGACGCGCGCGAATTCGCCACGGGACTGAAGGAAATCCTGGTGGTCGAGGAAAAGCGCCAGATCCTGGAATACGCGCTGAAGGAAGAGCTCTACAACTGGCGCGACGATGTGCGCCCGCGCGTGTATGGCAAGTTCGACGAGCGCGAGAACGGCGGGGGCGAATGGTCCACGCCGCGCGGCGGCTGGCTGCTGCCGGCGCGCCATGAGCTGTCGCCGGCGCTGATCGCCCGCGCGATCGCGGCGCGCCTGGAGAGGGCGGACCTGTCGGACGCGCTGCGAGCCCGCATCGCGGCCCGGCTGGCCGTGATCGACGCGAAGGAGCGCGAAGCCAGCCGTCCCACCCTGGTCGAAGAGCGCAAGCCCTGGTTCTGTTCGGGCTGTCCGCACAACACGTCCACCCGCGTGCCGGAAGGCTCGCGTGCGGTGGCGGGCATAGGCTGCCACTACATGGCGATGTGGATGGACCGCAATACCGATACCTTCAGCCAGATGGGCGGCGAGGGCGTGGCCTGGCTGGGGCAGAAGGACTTCACGTCGGAACGCCACATCTTCGCCAACCTGGGCGACGGCACCTATTTCCATTCCGGCCTGCTGGCCATCCGCGCGGCGGTCGCGGCGCGCGCCAGCATCACCTACAAGATCCTCTACAACGACGCGGTCGCCATGACCGGCGGGCAGCCGGTGGACGGCGTGCTGACCGTGCCGCAGATTGCCGCGCAGATGCAGGCCGAAGGCGTAGGCAAGACGGTGGTCGTGACCGACGAGCCGGATAAATACACGGGTGCGGCCATACTGCCGGCCGGGGTCGAGGTGCATCATCGCAAGGCGCTGGACGAGGTGCAGCGCGCCTTGCGCGACACGGAGGGCACCACGGTGCTCATCTACGACCAGACCTGCGCCACCGAGAAGCGCCGCCGCCGCAAGCGCGGCGAGTATCCCGATCCGCCCCGCCGCGCCTTCATCAACGATGCGGTGTGCGAAGGCTGCGGCGATTGCTCGGTGAAATCCAACTGCCTGTCCGTGGAACCACTGGACACTCCCATGGGGACGAAGCGGCGGATCAACCAGTCGTCCTGCAACAAGGACTTCTCCTGCGTGGAAGGCTTCTGCCCCAGCTTCGTGACGGCCGAAGGCGCGGTGCTGCGCAAGCCAGGCCAGGCGGGCGGCGCGCCCGCGCTGCCCGAGGCGCCCTTGCCGGACCGCGCGGATATCGCCGCCGGCGCCGCGTACCGCGTGGTGATCGCGGGAGTGGGTGGCACTGGCGTGGTGACGATAGGTGCGTTGCTGGGCGCGGCCGCGCACATCGAAGGCAAGGGCGTGACCGTGCTGGACATGGCGGGCCTGGCGCAGAAGGGCGGCGCGGTGCTCAGTCACGTGCAGCTGGCCAACCGTCCGGAAGACCTGCACGCCACCCGCGTGGCGCTGGGCGAGGCGGACCTGGTGATCGGTTGCGACGCGCTGGTGTCCGCGTCGCCGGAAGTGCTGTCGCGCCTGCGGCCGGATCATGGCCGCGCCGTGGTGAACAGCAGCGCCGCGCCGACGGCCGCCTTCCTGTCGCAGCCGGCCTGGCGGTTTCCGGGCGCGCAGGCGCAGAGCGCGCTGGGGCAGAGCACCGGCGGCAACTGCGATTTCATCGAAGCGGGCCCGCTGGCCGAGGCCCTGCTGGGCGACAGCATCTACGCCAATCCGCTGCTGCTGGGCTATGCCTGGCAGAAGGGCGGCCTGCCGCTGTCGCTGGACAGCCTGCGCCGCGCGATCGAGATCAATGGCGTGTCGGTGGAGAAGAACCTGGCTGCGTTCGAACTGGGCCGGCAAGCCGCGCATCGCGGCGCGGATGCGCTGCGCCCGGCGGCGCCCGCCAGCGTGGTGGCGCTGCCCGAGTCCGTGGACGGCCTGATCAGGCGGCTGGCGGCGCATGTGCGTGACTATCAGGACTCGGCCTATGCGGCGCGCTTCCTGGCGGCGGTGGCGGCGGTGCGGGCGCGCGAATCCGCGCTTCCGGACACGCAGCAATACGAGGTGACGCGCGCCGTGGCGCGCAACCTGGCCAAGCTCATGACCTACAAGGACGAATACGAAGTGGCGCGCCTGTACGCCGATCCGGCCTTCAAGGCCAGGCTGCGCGCGCAGTTCGAGGGCGAGCCGGGCCGCGACTATCGCCTGCGCTACTACCTGGCGCCGCCGGCGTTCGCGCGCCGCGACGCGCAGGGCCGCCTGCAAAAGCGTGCCTTCGGTCCCTGGATGGCGCTGGCGTTTCGCGCGCTGGCGCCGATGAAGCGCGTGCGTGGCACCTGGCTGGATGTATTCGGCAAGACGGCCGAGCGCCGCATGGAGCGTCAGCTGGCGGCCGACTACCTGGCGCTGGCGGAGGAGTTCTCGCGCTCGCTGGATGCCGGCAACCGCGATGCCGCGCTGGCGCTGGCCGGCTTGCCGGATGCGATCCGGGGCTATGGCCACGTGAAGGAAAAGAGCGTGGAGCAGGCGCAGGCCAGGCAGGCCGGCTTGTGGGAACGCTATCGCAACGGGGACCGTGTGCCGCTGGCGGCCTGA
- a CDS encoding tripartite tricarboxylate transporter substrate binding protein: MTPTRILASCALALGALCAAAAAVAAGYPDRPIRLIVPTSPGSTADMVARVVAENLGKTLAQPLIVENLAGAAGIPGTRQLVSAKPDGYTLAIVSSNHAINPSLYKSMPYDSVKDITPISVIGTTPLVVVVAQNSPYRTMADLLKAARAQPGKINYGSSGSGSVLHLAGELLKSKAGVDMMHIPYRGGTALITDVMSGQIQVAFLAVPSVLAQVQAGKLHALAVSTPERVAALPDVPTLDEAGVKDYSYDAWISLIGPAGLPADIVQKLQSATQQAMREPAVLKTLTPQGFVAQGSSTELAVQTLAAEISKSQALVKAAAITVE; encoded by the coding sequence ATGACCCCAACCCGCATCCTGGCGAGCTGTGCGCTCGCGCTTGGCGCCCTGTGCGCCGCGGCCGCCGCCGTGGCGGCAGGCTACCCGGATCGTCCGATCCGCCTGATCGTGCCGACTTCGCCCGGCTCCACCGCCGACATGGTGGCGCGCGTGGTGGCCGAGAACCTGGGCAAGACGCTGGCCCAGCCCCTGATCGTCGAAAACCTGGCCGGCGCGGCGGGCATACCCGGCACCCGCCAGCTGGTGTCGGCCAAACCGGACGGCTACACGCTGGCCATCGTGTCGTCCAACCACGCCATCAACCCCAGCCTGTACAAAAGCATGCCGTACGACTCGGTCAAGGACATTACGCCGATCTCCGTCATCGGCACGACGCCGCTGGTGGTCGTGGTGGCGCAGAACTCGCCCTATCGCACGATGGCTGACCTGCTGAAGGCGGCGCGCGCGCAGCCCGGCAAGATCAACTACGGCTCTTCCGGCAGCGGCAGCGTCCTGCATCTGGCGGGCGAGCTGCTGAAGTCCAAGGCCGGCGTGGACATGATGCATATCCCGTACCGGGGTGGCACCGCGCTGATCACCGATGTGATGTCGGGGCAGATCCAGGTGGCCTTCCTGGCGGTGCCTTCGGTGCTGGCGCAGGTCCAGGCAGGCAAGCTGCACGCCCTGGCCGTCAGTACGCCGGAGCGGGTCGCGGCCCTGCCCGATGTGCCTACGCTGGACGAGGCTGGCGTGAAGGATTATTCCTATGACGCGTGGATCTCGCTGATCGGGCCGGCCGGGCTGCCCGCCGATATCGTCCAGAAGCTGCAATCCGCGACCCAGCAGGCCATGCGCGAGCCGGCGGTGCTGAAGACGCTGACGCCGCAGGGTTTCGTGGCCCAGGGCAGCAGCACCGAACTGGCGGTCCAGACCCTGGCCGCGGAAATCTCCAAGAGCCAGGCGCTGGTCAAGGCCGCGGCGATCACCGTTGAGTAG
- a CDS encoding LysR family transcriptional regulator, with product MENILRKLDLTSLRLFVAVCQENSIARAAEREFIAPSAVSRRIADMESLIGLPLITRHTRGVTVTPAGQTVLRHARQIIGDVEAMGAELSRFYEGVKGHVRLVANLSAIVQFLPEDVAAFQRLFPDVDIDLEEQHSPDVLRLVRERAADFGICNQLAGAEGLEQLPYRRDRLAVMLPASHPRAAARQLSLQDIAEETFVGLRENSALTQLLAARASELGKTLSVKIRVASLDALCRMTHAGLGIAVMPQQVAELYLQSLDVVVRPLSDDWARRQLCIVFPRQDQLSATASTLVKFLAQQG from the coding sequence ATGGAAAACATCCTACGCAAACTTGATCTGACCTCGTTGCGGCTGTTCGTGGCGGTATGCCAGGAAAACAGCATCGCCCGGGCGGCCGAGCGCGAGTTCATCGCGCCGTCCGCCGTCAGCCGGCGCATCGCCGACATGGAATCCCTGATCGGCCTGCCGCTGATAACAAGGCACACCCGGGGCGTGACGGTGACGCCCGCCGGCCAGACCGTGCTGCGCCATGCGCGGCAGATCATCGGCGACGTGGAGGCCATGGGGGCGGAGCTGTCGCGCTTCTACGAAGGGGTGAAAGGCCACGTGCGGCTGGTCGCCAATCTGTCGGCCATCGTGCAGTTCCTGCCCGAGGACGTGGCGGCGTTCCAGCGCCTGTTTCCCGACGTGGACATCGACCTGGAAGAACAGCACAGTCCCGACGTCCTGCGGCTGGTGCGCGAGCGCGCCGCCGACTTCGGCATCTGCAACCAGCTTGCGGGGGCGGAAGGACTGGAGCAACTGCCCTACCGCCGCGACCGGCTTGCGGTGATGCTGCCGGCCAGCCATCCCCGGGCCGCCGCCCGCCAGCTCAGTTTGCAGGACATCGCCGAAGAGACCTTCGTGGGATTGCGCGAGAACAGCGCGCTGACCCAGTTGCTGGCGGCGCGGGCCTCGGAACTGGGCAAGACGCTGTCGGTGAAGATCCGGGTGGCCAGCCTGGACGCGCTTTGCCGCATGACGCATGCCGGCCTGGGCATCGCCGTGATGCCGCAGCAGGTGGCCGAGCTGTACCTGCAATCGCTGGACGTGGTGGTCCGTCCCCTGTCGGATGATTGGGCCAGGCGCCAGCTTTGCATCGTATTTCCCCGCCAGGACCAGCTGTCGGCCACCGCAAGCACGCTCGTCAAATTCCTGGCCCAGCAGGGCTGA
- a CDS encoding LysR family transcriptional regulator, whose translation MANDVTLRQLRYFAAAARTGRFSMAAADEHVSQSAVTNAVLALEAQLGVRLFDRHPHGVTLTPEGHNFHQRARDVLDSLDDALREPGFQRYALRGSVRIAASYTVLGYFLPDLLARFRRRYPDVVLDLVDLDRPEIEKAVASGEVELGVALLSNVDKRDRFGHQVLVRSRRQLWTASGHPLLQAAAPSLADIAQYPYILLEVDEGERSTLNYWRAHGLQPDIAFRTRSMEALRGLVAHGFGITMLSDMVYRPWSLEGRKIEAVPVTDAVPPMEAGLLWHPRAAMAKPADAFRQFMTYACGV comes from the coding sequence ATGGCTAACGATGTCACCCTGCGGCAACTGCGCTACTTCGCCGCCGCCGCCCGGACGGGCCGGTTCTCCATGGCGGCGGCCGACGAGCACGTCTCGCAATCGGCCGTCACCAACGCGGTGCTGGCACTGGAAGCACAGCTGGGCGTGCGTCTGTTCGACCGCCATCCCCACGGCGTCACGCTGACTCCCGAAGGCCACAACTTTCACCAGCGCGCCCGCGACGTGCTGGATTCCCTGGACGACGCGCTGCGCGAACCGGGCTTTCAACGCTATGCGCTGCGCGGCTCGGTGCGGATCGCGGCGTCCTACACCGTGCTGGGCTACTTCCTGCCCGACCTGCTGGCGCGCTTTCGCCGGCGCTACCCCGACGTGGTGCTGGACCTGGTGGACCTGGACCGGCCCGAGATCGAAAAGGCGGTGGCCAGCGGCGAAGTCGAGCTGGGGGTGGCGCTGCTGTCCAACGTGGACAAGCGGGACCGGTTCGGCCACCAGGTGCTGGTGCGGTCGCGGCGCCAGCTCTGGACGGCGTCCGGCCACCCGCTGCTGCAGGCCGCGGCGCCATCGCTCGCGGACATCGCCCAGTACCCCTACATCCTGCTGGAAGTGGACGAAGGCGAACGGTCCACGCTGAACTACTGGCGCGCCCATGGCCTGCAGCCCGACATCGCTTTTCGCACCCGCTCCATGGAGGCCCTGCGCGGGCTGGTGGCGCACGGGTTCGGGATCACGATGCTGTCGGACATGGTCTATCGCCCCTGGTCGCTGGAAGGCCGCAAGATCGAAGCCGTGCCCGTCACCGACGCCGTGCCGCCGATGGAAGCAGGCCTGCTGTGGCATCCGCGCGCGGCCATGGCCAAGCCCGCCGACGCGTTCCGGCAATTCATGACGTATGCGTGCGGGGTTTGA